One genomic region from Paramicrobacterium agarici encodes:
- the rplB gene encoding 50S ribosomal protein L2, which translates to MAIRKYKPTTPGRRGSSVSDFAEVTRTTPEKSLLRPLSKTGGRNNQGRITTRHIGGGHKRQYRVIDFRRNDKDGVNAKVAHIEYDPNRTAHIALLHFVDGTKRYILAPQRLKQGDVVESGAGADIKPGNNLPLRNIPTGTVVHAIELKPGGGAKLARSAGASVRLVAKDGPYAQLRLPSGEIRNVDARCRATIGEVGNAEQTNINWGKAGRSRWKGVRPTVRGVVMNPVDHPHGGGEGKTSGGRHPVSPWGQKEGRTRHPNKESDKLIVRRRPTSKKRK; encoded by the coding sequence ATGGCTATTCGTAAGTACAAGCCCACGACCCCGGGTCGGCGCGGTTCAAGCGTTTCCGACTTCGCCGAGGTCACGCGCACGACTCCTGAGAAGTCGCTCCTCCGCCCTCTGTCGAAGACCGGTGGCCGCAACAACCAGGGTCGCATCACCACCCGTCACATCGGTGGCGGCCACAAGCGTCAGTACCGCGTCATCGACTTCCGTCGCAACGACAAGGACGGCGTGAACGCCAAGGTCGCTCACATCGAGTACGACCCGAACCGCACGGCGCACATCGCGCTGCTGCACTTCGTCGACGGCACGAAGCGCTACATCCTCGCGCCGCAGCGCCTCAAGCAGGGCGACGTCGTGGAGTCGGGTGCCGGCGCGGACATCAAGCCCGGAAACAACCTGCCGCTGCGCAACATCCCGACAGGTACCGTCGTGCACGCGATCGAGCTCAAGCCCGGCGGGGGAGCGAAGCTCGCTCGCTCGGCCGGTGCATCAGTGCGACTCGTCGCCAAGGACGGCCCCTACGCTCAGCTGCGTCTGCCTTCGGGCGAGATCCGCAACGTCGACGCACGCTGCCGCGCAACGATCGGAGAGGTCGGCAACGCCGAGCAGACGAACATCAACTGGGGCAAGGCAGGACGCAGCCGCTGGAAGGGCGTTCGCCCGACAGTGCGCGGTGTTGTCATGAACCCGGTCGACCACCCGCACGGTGGTGGTGAGGGCAAGACCTCCGGTGGACGCCACCCTGTCAGCCCGTGGGGCCAGAAGGAAGGCCGCACTCGTCACCCCAACAAGGAAAGCGACAAGCTCATCGTTCGTCGTCGGCCCACCTCGAAGAAGCGCAAGTAG
- the rplW gene encoding 50S ribosomal protein L23, with translation MSQTIKDPREIIIAPVVSEKSYGLIDEGKYTFIVDDRANKTEIKFAIEKIFSVKVASVNTLNRQGKTRRTRFGIGKRKDTKRAIVTLKSGSIDIFTAVG, from the coding sequence ATGAGCCAGACAATCAAGGACCCCCGCGAAATCATCATCGCGCCGGTCGTTTCCGAGAAGAGCTACGGTCTGATCGACGAGGGCAAGTACACCTTCATCGTCGACGACCGCGCGAACAAGACTGAGATCAAGTTCGCGATCGAGAAGATCTTCAGCGTCAAGGTTGCTTCAGTCAACACCCTGAACCGCCAGGGCAAGACTCGCCGCACCCGCTTCGGCATCGGCAAGCGCAAGGACACCAAGCGCGCCATCGTCACGCTGAAGTCCGGTTCCATCGACATCTTCACGGCTGTCGGCTAG
- the rplD gene encoding 50S ribosomal protein L4 has protein sequence MATSLDVIDAKGKKAGSVDLPAEVFDVQTNVPLIHQVVVAQQAAARQGTHKTKGRGEVSGSGSKPFKQKGTGRARQGSIRMPQHTGGGIVHGPTPRDYSQRTPKKMIQAALRGSLSDRARGGRLHAVETFAVSEERPTKNAAEFLAKLAESKNILAVIERSDEASLLALRNIPTVHVLSYDQLNAYDVLVSDDIVFTKAALEGFIAGPAKGKSVTASASSAEATEEVSA, from the coding sequence ATGGCTACCTCGCTCGACGTTATCGACGCCAAGGGCAAGAAGGCCGGTTCGGTCGACCTTCCCGCAGAGGTGTTCGACGTTCAGACCAATGTTCCGCTGATCCACCAGGTCGTTGTAGCCCAGCAGGCTGCGGCGCGTCAGGGAACCCACAAGACCAAGGGCCGCGGTGAGGTCTCCGGCTCCGGCAGCAAGCCCTTCAAGCAGAAGGGCACGGGTCGTGCACGTCAGGGCTCGATCCGCATGCCGCAGCACACCGGTGGTGGCATCGTTCACGGCCCGACGCCGCGTGACTACTCGCAGCGCACTCCCAAGAAGATGATTCAGGCAGCGCTCCGCGGATCGCTCTCGGATCGCGCTCGCGGTGGACGCCTCCACGCTGTCGAGACCTTCGCGGTCTCGGAGGAGCGCCCCACCAAGAACGCTGCTGAGTTCCTCGCGAAGCTCGCCGAGTCCAAGAACATCCTCGCGGTCATCGAGCGCAGCGACGAGGCGAGCCTGCTCGCCCTGCGCAACATCCCGACGGTGCACGTGCTCTCGTACGACCAGCTCAACGCTTACGACGTGCTCGTCTCTGACGACATCGTCTTCACGAAGGCTGCACTCGAGGGCTTCATCGCTGGCCCCGCAAAGGGCAAGTCAGTCACGGCGAGTGCAAGCTCTGCTGAAGCAACTGAGGAGGTCTCGGCATGA
- the rplC gene encoding 50S ribosomal protein L3: MATQNKTSKGLLGKKLGMTQVWDDEGKVVPVTVIEITPNVVTQVRTPEVDGYNAVQIAAGEIDPRKVDQPSAGHFKSAGVTPRRHLTEVRTDDAADYSLGQELTIDGVFEAGQKVDVVGTSKGKGFAGVMKRHNFQGVSASHGAHRNHRKPGSIGASATPGRVFKGQRMAGRMGGDRVTVLNLRVHAIDVEKGLMLVKGAVPGPRGRIVFVRNAVKGA; this comes from the coding sequence ATGGCTACGCAGAACAAGACCAGCAAGGGTCTGCTCGGCAAGAAGCTGGGCATGACTCAGGTGTGGGACGACGAAGGCAAGGTCGTTCCCGTCACCGTTATCGAGATCACCCCGAACGTGGTTACCCAGGTTCGCACCCCCGAGGTCGACGGCTACAACGCCGTGCAGATCGCCGCAGGCGAGATCGACCCGCGCAAGGTGGACCAGCCCTCCGCCGGGCACTTCAAGAGCGCCGGTGTCACTCCCCGCCGTCACCTCACCGAGGTCCGCACGGATGACGCTGCTGACTACTCACTCGGTCAGGAGCTCACCATCGACGGCGTGTTCGAGGCCGGCCAGAAGGTCGACGTCGTCGGCACGTCAAAGGGTAAGGGCTTCGCCGGTGTCATGAAGCGCCACAACTTCCAGGGCGTCTCCGCGTCGCACGGTGCTCACCGCAACCACCGCAAGCCGGGCTCCATCGGTGCGTCGGCCACTCCCGGTCGCGTCTTCAAGGGCCAGCGCATGGCTGGCCGCATGGGCGGCGACCGTGTGACTGTCCTCAACCTCCGCGTGCACGCCATCGACGTGGAAAAGGGCCTCATGCTCGTCAAGGGCGCCGTTCCCGGTCCCCGTGGCCGCATCGTTTTCGTCCGCAACGCAGTGAAGGGAGCGTAG
- the rpsJ gene encoding 30S ribosomal protein S10, with protein MAGQKIRIRLKSYDHEVIDTSARKIVDTVTRAGAQVVGPVPLPTEKNVVCVIRSPHKYKDSREHFEMRTHKRLIDIVDPTPKAVDSLMRLDLPADVNIEIKL; from the coding sequence ATGGCGGGACAGAAGATCCGCATTCGACTTAAGTCGTATGACCACGAGGTCATCGACACCTCGGCGCGCAAGATCGTCGACACAGTCACCCGTGCGGGTGCGCAGGTCGTCGGCCCCGTGCCGCTTCCGACAGAGAAGAACGTGGTGTGTGTCATTCGCTCACCCCACAAGTACAAGGACAGCCGCGAGCACTTCGAGATGCGTACCCACAAGCGGTTGATCGACATCGTCGACCCGACTCCGAAGGCCGTTGACTCGCTGATGCGACTCGACCTGCCGGCCGACGTCAACATCGAGATCAAGCTCTAA
- a CDS encoding antitoxin — protein MGLFDKGKELFEQNKDKIDEALHSEKAEGMSDQILDKAADGADNLTGGKYSDKIDGARDAADKKLGDE, from the coding sequence ATGGGACTCTTCGACAAAGGCAAGGAACTGTTCGAGCAGAACAAGGACAAGATCGACGAAGCGCTCCACTCGGAGAAGGCGGAGGGCATGAGCGATCAGATTCTCGATAAGGCCGCAGACGGCGCGGACAACCTGACCGGCGGAAAATACTCAGACAAGATCGACGGCGCACGGGATGCTGCCGACAAGAAGCTCGGCGACGAATAG
- the tuf gene encoding elongation factor Tu has translation MAKAKFERTKPHVNIGTIGHVDHGKTTLTAAISHVLALKFPSDVNVQRDFASIDSAPEERQRGITINISHVEYETEKRHYAHVDAPGHADYVKNMITGAAQMDGAILVVAATDGPMAQTREHVLLAKQVGVPYLVVALNKSDMVDDEEIMELVELEVRELLSSQSFDGDNAPVIQVSALKALEGDAKWEQAILDLMEAVDNNVPDPVRDKDKPFLMPIEDVFTITGRGTVVTGRAERGTLGINSEVEIVGIRPTQKTTVTGIEMFHKQLDEAWAGENCGLLLRGTKREDVERGQVVVKPGSVTPHTNFEGTAYILSKDEGGRHNPFYTNYRPQFYFRTTDVTGVISLPEGTEMVMPGDTTDMSVELIQPIAMEEGLGFAIREGGRTVGAGTVTKINK, from the coding sequence GTGGCTAAGGCCAAGTTCGAGCGGACCAAGCCGCACGTAAACATCGGAACGATCGGTCACGTCGACCACGGTAAGACGACCCTTACCGCTGCGATCTCGCACGTTCTGGCACTCAAGTTCCCGTCGGACGTCAACGTCCAGCGCGACTTCGCCAGCATCGACTCGGCTCCTGAAGAGCGCCAGCGCGGCATCACGATCAACATCTCGCACGTTGAGTACGAGACCGAGAAGCGCCACTACGCTCACGTTGACGCTCCCGGCCACGCCGACTACGTGAAGAACATGATCACCGGTGCTGCCCAGATGGACGGTGCGATCCTCGTGGTTGCCGCCACTGACGGTCCGATGGCTCAGACCCGCGAGCACGTCCTGCTCGCCAAGCAGGTCGGCGTTCCCTACCTTGTCGTGGCTCTCAACAAGTCCGACATGGTGGACGACGAGGAGATCATGGAGCTCGTCGAGCTCGAGGTTCGCGAGCTTCTCTCGAGCCAGAGCTTCGACGGCGACAACGCGCCGGTCATTCAGGTTTCGGCACTCAAGGCTCTTGAGGGCGACGCCAAGTGGGAGCAGGCGATCCTCGACCTCATGGAGGCCGTCGACAACAACGTTCCCGACCCCGTGCGCGACAAGGACAAGCCGTTCCTCATGCCGATCGAGGACGTCTTCACGATCACCGGTCGTGGAACCGTCGTCACCGGCCGCGCCGAGCGCGGTACTCTCGGCATCAACTCCGAGGTCGAGATCGTCGGAATCCGTCCGACGCAGAAGACCACGGTCACGGGTATCGAGATGTTCCACAAGCAGCTCGACGAGGCATGGGCCGGCGAGAACTGTGGTCTGCTTCTTCGCGGAACCAAGCGTGAAGACGTTGAGCGCGGTCAGGTCGTCGTGAAGCCTGGTTCGGTTACGCCGCACACCAACTTCGAGGGCACCGCCTACATCCTCTCGAAGGACGAGGGTGGCCGTCACAACCCGTTCTACACGAACTACCGCCCGCAGTTCTACTTCCGCACCACCGACGTCACCGGCGTCATCTCGCTGCCCGAGGGCACCGAGATGGTCATGCCCGGCGACACGACGGACATGTCGGTCGAGCTGATTCAGCCGATCGCTATGGAAGAGGGCCTCGGGTTCGCTATCCGTGAGGGTGGCCGCACCGTTGGTGCCGGTACCGTCACCAAGATCAACAAGTAG
- the fusA gene encoding elongation factor G codes for MAQDVLTDLKKVRNIGIMAHIDAGKTTTTERILFYTGVNHKLGETHDGGATTDWMEQEQERGITITSAAVTCFWENNQINIIDTPGHVDFTVEVERSLRVLDGAVAVFDGKEGVEPQSETVWRQADKYDVPRICFVNKMDKLGADFYFTVETIKSRLGAKPLVLQLPIGAENDFVGVVDLIEMRAKVWPGDAKGDVTMGAKFEVRDIPEDLQAKAEQYRTELLETVAETSDELMEKYFAGDELTIDEIKAAIRKLTVNSEIYPVLCGSAFKNRGVQPMLDAVVDYLPSPLDVPAIEAHDPRDEDKVILRHADSGEPFSALAFKVAVHPFFGRLTYVRVYSGKLDSGAQVINSTKQKKERIGKIFQMHANKENPVESVTAGHIYAVIGLKDTTTGDTLCDPSDQVVLESMTFPEPVIEVAIEPKTKADQEKLSTAIQKLAEEDPTFRVELNAETGQTVIKGMGELHLDILVDRMKREFRVEANVGKPQVAFRETIRRAVDRHDYTHKKQTGGSGQFAKIQFALAPLEVEGDKVYEFENKVTGGRVPREYIPSVDAGFQDALQVGVLAGYPMVGVKATLLDGAAHDVDSSEMAFKIAGSMGMKEALPKASPALLEPLMAVEVRTPEEYMGDVIGDLNSRRGMIQSMEDASGVKVIRANVPLSEMFGYVGDLRSKTSGRAVYSMQFETYAEVPKAVADEIIQKAKGE; via the coding sequence GTGGCACAAGACGTGCTCACTGACCTGAAGAAGGTTCGCAACATTGGCATCATGGCGCACATTGATGCCGGTAAGACCACTACCACTGAGCGCATCCTGTTCTACACGGGCGTCAACCACAAGCTCGGTGAGACCCACGACGGTGGAGCGACCACCGACTGGATGGAGCAGGAGCAGGAGCGTGGCATCACGATCACGTCTGCCGCTGTCACCTGCTTCTGGGAAAACAACCAGATCAACATCATCGACACCCCGGGTCACGTTGACTTCACCGTCGAGGTTGAGCGCTCGCTGCGCGTCCTCGACGGAGCCGTTGCCGTCTTCGACGGCAAGGAGGGCGTCGAGCCGCAGTCTGAGACCGTGTGGCGTCAGGCTGACAAGTACGACGTTCCGCGCATCTGCTTCGTCAACAAGATGGACAAGCTCGGTGCCGACTTCTACTTCACCGTCGAGACGATCAAGAGCCGTCTCGGAGCGAAGCCGCTCGTGCTTCAGCTGCCGATCGGCGCTGAGAACGACTTCGTCGGTGTCGTCGACCTCATCGAGATGCGCGCCAAGGTGTGGCCCGGCGATGCCAAGGGAGACGTGACCATGGGCGCCAAGTTCGAGGTCCGCGACATTCCCGAGGACCTGCAGGCCAAGGCCGAGCAGTACCGTACGGAGCTGCTCGAGACCGTCGCCGAGACGAGCGACGAGCTCATGGAGAAGTACTTCGCCGGTGACGAGCTCACGATCGACGAGATCAAGGCCGCGATCCGCAAGCTCACCGTCAACAGCGAGATCTACCCGGTTCTCTGCGGCTCTGCTTTCAAGAACCGCGGTGTGCAGCCCATGCTCGACGCTGTCGTTGACTACCTCCCGTCGCCGCTTGACGTGCCAGCCATCGAGGCGCACGACCCGCGCGACGAAGACAAGGTCATTCTGCGTCACGCCGACAGCGGCGAGCCGTTCTCGGCTCTCGCATTCAAGGTTGCCGTTCACCCGTTCTTCGGTCGTCTGACCTACGTGCGCGTGTACTCGGGCAAGCTCGACAGCGGTGCACAGGTCATCAACTCGACCAAGCAGAAGAAGGAGCGCATCGGGAAGATCTTCCAGATGCACGCCAACAAGGAGAACCCTGTCGAGTCCGTGACAGCCGGCCACATCTACGCGGTCATCGGCCTCAAGGACACGACGACGGGCGACACGCTCTGCGACCCGAGCGACCAGGTCGTTCTCGAGTCGATGACGTTCCCGGAGCCGGTCATCGAGGTCGCGATCGAGCCGAAGACCAAGGCTGACCAGGAGAAGCTGTCGACAGCCATCCAGAAGCTCGCCGAAGAGGACCCGACGTTCCGCGTCGAGCTCAACGCCGAGACGGGCCAGACCGTGATCAAGGGCATGGGCGAGCTGCACCTCGACATCCTTGTCGACCGCATGAAGCGCGAGTTCCGCGTCGAGGCTAACGTGGGTAAGCCCCAGGTGGCCTTCCGCGAGACCATCCGCCGCGCCGTGGACCGTCACGACTACACCCACAAGAAGCAGACCGGTGGTTCTGGTCAGTTCGCGAAGATCCAGTTCGCGCTCGCACCGCTTGAGGTTGAGGGCGACAAGGTCTACGAGTTCGAGAACAAGGTGACCGGTGGTCGCGTTCCGCGCGAGTACATTCCGTCGGTGGATGCCGGGTTCCAGGATGCGCTTCAGGTGGGCGTGCTCGCGGGCTACCCGATGGTGGGCGTCAAGGCGACCCTGCTCGACGGTGCTGCACACGATGTCGACTCGTCGGAGATGGCGTTCAAGATCGCCGGTTCGATGGGTATGAAGGAAGCCCTCCCCAAGGCCAGCCCGGCTCTCCTCGAGCCGCTCATGGCTGTTGAGGTGCGTACTCCTGAGGAGTACATGGGTGATGTCATCGGCGACCTCAACTCGCGCCGTGGCATGATCCAGTCGATGGAAGACGCGTCGGGTGTCAAGGTGATTCGCGCCAACGTCCCCCTCTCGGAGATGTTCGGATACGTCGGTGATCTGCGGTCGAAGACCTCGGGTCGTGCCGTGTACTCGATGCAGTTCGAGACGTACGCCGAGGTCCCGAAGGCGGTTGCCGACGAGATCATCCAAAAGGCTAAGGGCGAATAG
- the rpsG gene encoding 30S ribosomal protein S7 has product MPRKGPAPKRPVIADPVYGAPIVSQLVNKILVDGKKALAERIVYDALEGVAAKNSQDAVVTLKKALDNVRPSIEVKSRRVGGSTYQVPVEVKPHRANTLALRWLVSYAKGRREKTMTERLTNEILDASNGLGAAVKRREDTHKMAESNRAFAHYRW; this is encoded by the coding sequence ATGCCACGTAAGGGACCAGCACCCAAGCGCCCGGTCATTGCTGACCCCGTCTACGGCGCCCCGATCGTCAGCCAGCTCGTCAACAAGATTCTCGTTGACGGCAAGAAGGCTCTCGCTGAGCGCATCGTCTACGACGCGCTCGAGGGAGTCGCGGCGAAGAACAGCCAGGATGCTGTCGTCACCCTGAAGAAGGCGCTCGACAACGTCCGTCCGTCCATCGAGGTCAAGAGCCGCCGTGTCGGTGGCTCGACCTACCAGGTGCCGGTCGAGGTCAAGCCTCACCGCGCCAACACTCTCGCACTGCGCTGGCTCGTGAGCTACGCGAAGGGCCGCCGCGAGAAGACGATGACGGAGCGACTCACCAACGAGATCCTCGACGCGTCGAACGGCCTCGGCGCCGCTGTGAAGCGTCGTGAGGACACCCACAAGATGGCCGAGTCCAACCGCGCATTCGCACACTACCGCTGGTAG
- the rpsL gene encoding 30S ribosomal protein S12, translating into MPTIQQLVRKGRKSKSAKTKAPALKANPQQRGVCTRVYTTTPKKPNSAMRKVARVKLSNGTEVTAYIPGEGHNLQEHSMVLVRGGRVKDLPGVRYRIVRGALDTQAVKNRKQGRSHYGAKMEKK; encoded by the coding sequence GTGCCAACTATTCAGCAGTTGGTCCGCAAGGGTCGCAAGTCGAAGTCTGCAAAGACCAAGGCTCCCGCCCTGAAGGCCAACCCCCAGCAGCGAGGCGTGTGCACACGCGTCTACACGACCACCCCGAAGAAGCCGAACTCGGCAATGCGCAAGGTGGCTCGTGTGAAGCTCTCGAACGGTACAGAGGTCACCGCGTACATCCCGGGTGAAGGTCACAACCTTCAGGAGCACTCGATGGTGCTCGTCCGTGGTGGACGTGTCAAGGACCTCCCGGGTGTCCGCTACCGCATCGTTCGCGGTGCGCTCGACACGCAGGCCGTCAAGAACCGCAAGCAGGGTCGCAGCCACTACGGCGCGAAGATGGAGAAGAAGTAA
- a CDS encoding spermidine/putrescine ABC transporter substrate-binding protein, with translation MERTLEAKVGSAVDAWIAWLPRWKPATHRVRTRVCRRCLGSPFLAALGVDADVPHGVQHGLTTRMKALIDDVVDDYTDQNLPLLSRELHESEKRKSRSYRPEVGLDPEFDGLQLDPDPVPGEPFLFTLGELAEGGDVPESVRPVELSDEEKQALRTEIRLADECADHAGRLICQFLQQHRVAAREAIATIIEPQVSALLDALSESLDAPPTRW, from the coding sequence ATGGAGCGGACCCTCGAGGCCAAGGTCGGCAGCGCTGTCGACGCATGGATCGCCTGGCTCCCTCGGTGGAAGCCGGCGACGCACCGCGTGCGTACGCGCGTGTGCAGACGATGCCTCGGCTCGCCCTTTCTCGCCGCGCTCGGCGTCGACGCCGATGTTCCGCACGGCGTGCAGCACGGCCTGACGACCCGCATGAAGGCCCTCATCGACGACGTCGTCGACGACTACACCGATCAGAATCTGCCTCTGCTCTCGCGAGAGCTGCACGAGTCCGAAAAACGCAAATCGCGGTCGTACCGCCCTGAGGTGGGACTCGATCCCGAATTCGACGGTCTGCAGCTTGACCCGGACCCGGTTCCCGGCGAACCGTTTCTCTTCACGCTCGGGGAGCTGGCCGAGGGCGGCGACGTGCCGGAATCGGTGCGCCCCGTCGAACTGAGCGATGAAGAGAAGCAGGCGCTGCGCACAGAGATCCGGCTCGCAGACGAATGCGCCGACCACGCGGGACGCCTCATCTGCCAGTTTCTGCAGCAGCACCGCGTCGCTGCGCGAGAGGCGATTGCGACGATTATCGAACCGCAGGTGAGCGCGCTTTTGGACGCCCTGTCGGAGAGTCTCGACGCGCCCCCGACCCGGTGGTGA
- a CDS encoding FHA domain-containing protein has translation MSADDAAARAGGAQPDTWNGVPVPPRPPLPPLPDEQAAASPTRPDSEQGEKPEASEAVTRPGFIGLPPGMQADIDTIPASAGAPAPGVAPVPALDDSTSDCELEFEDGTRIAVDGSILIGRDPNAQSAFPDAQAIAVVDVSRSMSKTHAAVQWSRGAVWVTDLNSTNGTRIIDASGRETACVPGVPTPAPRDGGILFGRALASLRARGSDGTE, from the coding sequence ATGAGCGCTGACGACGCCGCCGCACGCGCAGGCGGCGCGCAGCCTGACACGTGGAACGGCGTGCCGGTTCCTCCGCGGCCGCCTCTGCCACCGCTGCCCGACGAGCAGGCAGCGGCGTCGCCGACGCGACCCGACTCTGAGCAGGGCGAGAAGCCCGAGGCATCCGAGGCCGTGACGCGACCGGGCTTCATCGGGCTGCCTCCCGGCATGCAGGCCGACATCGACACGATCCCGGCTTCCGCGGGCGCCCCTGCACCGGGCGTTGCGCCCGTGCCCGCGCTCGACGACAGCACGTCGGACTGCGAGCTCGAGTTCGAAGACGGCACGCGGATCGCTGTCGACGGCAGCATCCTGATCGGCCGTGACCCGAACGCGCAGTCCGCCTTCCCTGACGCGCAGGCCATCGCCGTCGTCGATGTCAGTCGCAGCATGTCGAAGACGCACGCCGCCGTTCAATGGTCGCGCGGCGCGGTCTGGGTCACCGACCTCAACTCGACGAACGGCACACGCATCATCGATGCGTCGGGGCGCGAGACCGCGTGCGTTCCCGGGGTGCCGACGCCCGCCCCGCGTGACGGGGGAATCCTTTTCGGGCGCGCTCTCGCTTCGCTTCGGGCGAGGGGCAGCGATGGAACCGAGTGA